TTACTTCTTCATTTGGTATTTTTAATTCATATACTCTTTTATCAATTTTTTTAGATACTGTTAAATATCCACTAAATAGCATTAACTCCCAAGCATCTTCTTTATTTAACAACATATTTAAATCAGATAGCAATAGTATACTTTTTTCTACACTTTCACCTTTAAATAATTTTTCTAATTCTTCAATCATTTCTTTATCTGATACTTTTAATGAATTTATTATTAAATTATTTCCTGATGTTCTTACCCAATATGGAACAAGTTCTCCTCTTTTTAAATAGTTTGTTATACTCCAAGGATTGTAGACTAAACTATCTCCTATCTTGTATCCATCATACATTTTTCTTACTTCATCTACTTTATGTGTATATCCATAATACTCCATAGATTTTATTACTTCATCTTCTGTAAATCCGAAACTATCTGAATAATCACTATCTAATATTGTATATACTGAAAGATTATTTAATTCTGAAAATATCCCTGAATTTACCGCCCTTATTATTCCTGTAATCATTCCAAATTTTAAATTTTTATTTCCCTTTAATGCTGCCCCATAAAATGTTGAAAAGAAACTTCTTGCTTCTTCATAATATTTATTAATGTGTGCATCTATTAAAGGTGTATCATACTCATCTATTAAAAGTATTACTTTTTTGTTATATTTCTCTTCTAGTAAATATATCATATATCTTAATGAATCTTTTAAATTTTCTACTGGTAACTTCTCTCTACGGATATTTTCAAATTTCTCTAATTCATAATCATCAAAATCATTAAACAATCCTTTGTACTCAGAATAAAGATTAGATATGATTTGTACTATACCTATCTTCATTTCTTCCCAACTACTACCCCT
This genomic interval from Pseudostreptobacillus hongkongensis contains the following:
- a CDS encoding AAA family ATPase, with amino-acid sequence MRKKGIAIGVDDFKNVIDENCYFFDKSKFIEDILKDNSGIKLFTRPRRFGKTLTMSMVKYFFDVKNGEENRKLFDNLYISNTEYMKEQGQYPVVFLSFKDVRGSSWEEMKIGIVQIISNLYSEYKGLFNDFDDYELEKFENIRREKLPVENLKDSLRYMIYLLEEKYNKKVILLIDEYDTPLIDAHINKYYEEARSFFSTFYGAALKGNKNLKFGMITGIIRAVNSGIFSELNNLSVYTILDSDYSDSFGFTEDEVIKSMEYYGYTHKVDEVRKMYDGYKIGDSLVYNPWSITNYLKRGELVPYWVRTSGNNLIINSLKVSDKEMIEELEKLFKGESVEKSILLLSDLNMLLNKEDAWELMLFSGYLTVSKKIDKRVYELKIPNEEVREFFRESFIKKVYGDGVDIRHLVNYLLDKNIKKFEEKLQSILIKNTSFYDTQNENFYHAFVLGLMIYLNNRYIVKSNKESGFGRYDVVLEAVNKTDVSVILEFKSVDSISKLENGALEGLKQIKEKKYDEDLKLKNIDNIIYLSIAFYGKNIKIEYE